The segment ACAAACAGCGTCATATATCCCGTCTTCAACCTCTTTTAAAAGCTTGGAGATCTTAGGACGCATATCAATACTATCTGAGGTCCCAACTTCTATATATTCAACGTATTTAAAACCGTTTTTAATACACAATTCGGTGAGTATCATCCGATGCTTTTCCAGATCTTCCATGCTTTCAGCACGAGACTTTCTAAGATAGTTTGCAACATAGCAAATATCATATCTTCGGTTTTCTAAGATCATCGGATATTCACCACCTATGGTTAAAAGTTGGTGAATCAGTGTATCACTGTATCTGTTTTTAGTATAGATCATCAGTGATACACCTGTCAAGAGTATTTCTTTACATCAGTGCATCAACCTTGCTATAATCTTGATAAGTGGGGTGATAGTAATGGCAACAACAAAACCACGCTTCATGGTTTCCGTAGACGAAAATATGTTTAGGGAAATAGAAGATTTTCGTTTTGAAAAACGCTATCAAACGCGCTCGGAAGCAACTACCGAACTAATTCGTTTAGGCCTAGAAGTCGTCAAAAAACGAAAAATACAAACTGATACCC is part of the Acetonema longum DSM 6540 genome and harbors:
- a CDS encoding ribbon-helix-helix domain-containing protein, which gives rise to MATTKPRFMVSVDENMFREIEDFRFEKRYQTRSEATTELIRLGLEVVKKRKIQTDTQTSKD